The Equus quagga isolate Etosha38 chromosome 2, UCLA_HA_Equagga_1.0, whole genome shotgun sequence genome has a window encoding:
- the RAB11A gene encoding ras-related protein Rab-11A, translated as MGTRDDEYDYLFKVVLIGDSGVGKSNLLSRFTRNEFNLESKSTIGVEFATRSIQVDGKTIKAQIWDTAGQERYRAITSAYYRGAVGALLVYDIAKHLTYENVERWLKELRDHADSNIVIMLVGNKSDLRHLRAVPTDEARAFAEKNGLSFIETSALDSTNVEAAFQTILTEIYRIVSQKQMSDRRENDMSPSNNVVPIHVPPTTENKPKVQCCQNI; from the exons ATGGGCACCCGCGACGACGAGTACGACTACCTCTTCAAAG TTGTCCTTATTGGAGATTCTGGTGTTGGAAAGAGTAATCTCCTGTCTCGATTTACTCGAAATGAGTTTAATCTCGAAAGCAAGAGCACCATTGGAGTAGAGTTTGCAACCAGAAGCATCCAGGTTGATGGGAAAACAATAAAGGCACAGATATGGGACACAGCAGGGCAAGAGCGATACCGAGCTATAACATCAGC gtaCTATCGTGGAGCTGTAGGTGCCTTATTGGTTTATGACATTGCTAAACATCTCACATATGAAAATGTAGAGCGATGGCTGAAAGAACTCAGAGATCATGCTGATAGTAACATTGTTATCATGCTTGTGGGCAATAAGAGTGATTTGCGTCATCTCAGGGCAGTTCCTACAGATGAAGCAAGAGCTTTTGCAG AAAAGAATGGTTTGTCATTCATTGAGACATCTGCTCTAGACTCGACAAATGTAGAAGCTGCTTTTCAGACAATTCTGACAG agATATACCGCATTGTTTCCCAGAAGCAAATGTCAGACAGACGTGAAAATGACATGTCTCCAAGCAACAATGTGGTTCCTATTCATGTTCCACCAACCACTGAAAACAAGCCAAAGGTGCAGTGCTGTCAGAACATATAA